The stretch of DNA aacAGCCCTGGAAAGATTGGAGACAGGGCAGAAACACAGGAAGGGGCTCCTGGAAGGGCCTGTTTGagaaggatggatgggtgagCTGGACTTCTGAAACATCTTCCCGCATCCAGTTATTATGTAGACAGAACTGGAAGAAATTGTCAAGTATAAGGGGAGTCAACACGCCATCACTGCGATtggggggcaggagctggggaggATGGGGAACACGGGGGAGAGAGAAGCCTGGGCCTGAGGCGAAAGATGGGGGAGAGCTGAGAGGCTGGGGCTGAAGCGGGGGCAAGAGAGCCACAGATGGATGGGTGCTGACCCTTAAAACTTCCTTTGCCTGGAGAcatgggtgtggggaaaagggaggagggaggacatTTCTATCTCGTGACAAAAGAAAGTCACACAATTATTTTGTTCTCTGCTCTGGGGCGGGTGGGCGCCCGTATTTACCAGAGGGACCGAGGTCGCtgtggcaaccacacatctgggCCCCGGAATCCAGATGTGCTGCATCCAGAAGCCATAGCAGAACGATGAGGCAAACGTGTTGGGCTCTCCAGTCCTGGCCCCGCAGCTGGGGAGAGCACAGAGGAGCGGGGAGGTGAGGGCAGAAGGGGGccggggggaggaggagggggccgaggtggggggggagaggaagTCATGGAAGGGAACGAGGAATGTGGACAGAAGAGCGGCCAGGGCAATGGAGAGGGGGAGGCATGACAGGGACGAGGCGAAGGCTCGGAGGCTGGTGGAGGTGAGAGaagacccagaaaaaaaaagagagcagagagCGAGGCAtcgggggaggaagggaaagtcAGAAACAGCGGGAAACAAAGGAGAACAGAGAATCAAGGGTCCACAAGAGATGGTGACAACCCGAGGTGGGTGGAGTGCAAGGAGAGGCAAAAAAGAAGTTCAAaggcaagaagaagagagagtcAGGGACGATAAGGGGAACAAAAGGCCGATGCTAAGGAAAGAAAGCAGCAGAACAGAAAGATAAAGAGGGCCTGAGCCAGGAAGGGGCCACCAGGCGGTGCAGGAGGGCCAGAGACCAGTGTGCCTACCACAGGGCTGTGGCTAGAGAGCCACATGGTCCTGGAGGGCAGCAGTCCAGACCGACCAGCCTTTGCCTTCTGTGGACACGCCCTTCCCCACACCTGCCCTGACCCTTCCCACCGCCCGCTCCCTCGGCCAAGAGGCTGGGCCCCAGATCACACCACAGTGCCAGCTGCCCCTGGCACACTCCACCCCAGAGGCCCCCAGTCTGAGACACGAGCACTTCACTTTCCGGAAAAGAAGCGATGGGACAATGAAAGAGTGATGGGCTCAGGTGGGATAAAAGCGGAGTAGAGGACAGGACGACGTAAACGCAGAGAAAGGAGCAGGGGATGAGCACGTGTCTCCACGGTGgaccccccctccgcccccgccctGTGAACACCACCTTTCACCTCCCATCAGGAGAGAGGGAGCGgtacccccactttacagatgaggaatctaagGCTCACTGTGTGTAAGTTACCCACCAAGGACACCCACTAACAGAAGGCGGAGCAGGGATGCCAACCCACGTGCCCTGCCTCCAAAATCCTTGTTCTCCTGCACTGGCTGCCTGGATAAGGTTGGATGAGGCTCGAGGGACCCTGGGACAGGAAGTGCTGGCGGGGGAGCCAGGGCTGCCCtctggagggaggagaggcctAGTTCCTGGGGGCCCTAGTTCCAGGTTGCCATAGTTACTTGGTCTGTTTTCATCCCAAACACAGTAACAGGGAGGGGGGGGAGCCTGGCTGGACACGTGAGGTTCTTCCCCCCTCCTTCAGGCCTGGGCTCATGGCCCAGGCGGCCCCTGTCCAGTCATCTGGGCGtggagcccaggcctggcccgCACCCTCCCGCTGACCCAGGACACCCCTGCAGGGCCAGGCCAAGGTGATGCTGGACAGGAGCCGCTGACGGGGATCCCCACAGGTTGAGTAAGACCTGGCCCCTCACCCTCTGTCCTgttcctctccctcctcatttAGAAAGCACAGCCTTTTCTGACAGTCCCAcgcttgtcctttttttttcagctggaCTCTCGAGCCTCCATCCCCTCCAGTTTAGGGCTAAGAGGTTCCCCAGTGTCCCATTCCCCTCCACACACTGCCCCCTTCTCCACTGTGGTGCCTCCTTTCTGGGCTCACAGCCCCTGGGCCCAGCTCTGTTGTTTGTTCAAGCTGCTCGGTCCTGGAAAGCAAAGGGGGAAAACCTGCTAGAACGCAAGGGACCCAGGGAGGCTGCTCACCCTGCAGGGGTGGGGCCCCCTGTCCTTCCTGTTTACCCAGACACATTCCAGGATCCTCGTCCTCTAGGCTGCCACGCCGTGGGAcactcctccctgctcccccgcTGGACGCCAGACACCCCTGTGTGGCCCGGGTGGGGATAAGAGATGACACGAGGCCTGCGATCGTgtgcccaccctgccccagaGCCAGCCATGTCTCCAGCGCTTGGTTCTCTGAGGCACTGGCCCTACGGAAGCCCCTTTGCCCCACACTCCCCGTCATGTACCAGGAAGGCAGCCACCATTCATTCCTTCGACTCCCTCCAagctgtttatttaaaaataaaaaaagaaggtacGCCCGTACATACACCTGACCCCTCCACCACTGCGCCATTACTCCCGGGAACTAGCTCCTAAGTGTAAAAAACTGCCCTTGTCCCGCCTGGGGACTAAATCCCCGCCTCCACCCCCCGAACAGAAACAAGAGTAAAGAGTGTACGGGAGCCCGCCCTCACCCCCCAGACCTAACTGCACTCAGCACCCTCCGAGAGGCAGGGACTGGGGTTCACAGCAATGAGAGGAGGCCTATATTGCACACAGGGGTGAGGAGAGAGGCAACCTTCTCCTCCCTCCAAACAAGTGCTCAGCCCCCACACCCTGTCTCTGCTTCACCACCTGCTCCAAGCCCGGGGATCAGGAAGATTCGAAACGGTTCCGCTtggtccccccaccccgcccccgggtCTAAGTCAGTGTGCGTCAGAGGTCAGGGGTGATTGAGGTAGAGGGGCTGACGGGCGGCCTGGCTGGCCTGGCTGGCTGCAGAGGCTGGCAAGGGGCCACCTGTGGCATTGCCCGGGGTTGAGGCTGGCTGTTTTCGGAGCGAGGGGGGCACTGTGGAGGTCTTGATGTGGATCACCCTGGTGTCCATGACCTCACACTCGATCTGCATCATCTCCTCATAGTCCCCCGGGGGCCCCCGGCCTGACAGGGTCTCTGTGAGAGGGGAGGGTTACGGAAGAGGAGAAGCGGgaggcacggggtggggggtgggaggttggAAAAGGAGCAGAGGAAGGGGAGCAAAGGGCgatggcaggaggcagggcccagCGGGAGGTAAgtgagaggggagggatggagtggttgcggggagaaggaaaagaagcggGAAAAGAAGATGGCAGTGATGGGTGTGAGGTCACAGGGGAGAGGACATTAAGAGAACAAAAGGAAGTAAGACTCCAGACggttcccagcccagccctctgcGCCCAGCACCCCACGCACCTTCGCCTAGGGAGGACCCGCAccctcagctccctccctcccgcctctcctgggctttctttttctctccacccATTTCCGGCTCCTTCTTGCTCAAGCATCTGGCCTCTCTCTGGAACCCCGCTCCTCTCCCCATTTCCACGCTGACGCTGACTCAGCAGGCTCTCCCCACTGGAACTCTCCCCTCCTCAATGTCAGGGCCCCACCCCATGGCCGGGAAAGAATTACCATTGGGGGCCATGGCAGGCATCACCAGGGACATCTTGGGCCGAGAGGTCTTGTTGTGGCTGATGGCTGGGAGCAACAGGTGGTCCTGAGAAACAGAGGGGCCAGGACcagagggtggaggagaggaaaggacaggCTCCCCGGCCCTACTCTACAGCCCCAACCTGCAGGCAGACTGCCAGGGAACCCGGGGCGGTGGGAGGGGGCCAGGAGGAGAAACTCACCCTTCGGAAGGAGACAACGTAAAGCGTGTCTTCCCGTCGGTCGATTGCATCCAGGAACTCTGGCTGTGAACGGTCTGGGTGGCGATACAGCTGCAGTTGGCGCGCAGTGTCCCTGGGCGGGTGAGGGGGCAGGATTCGTAAGGAGCTAAGCCCAGGGCCCAGTTCTCActgggggaggggacaaggatgggagagaaagagacaggaggtccccaggggaggagggaggcatgaTGCCATTGGTGGCAGTGATGACAAGCACAGAGCAGTTCCTCGGGGGTAGAGCTCTTTAGCACTTAATCAATAAGCACCCCCCCCAAGACTCACCTTTCTGGGGGCCCAGGGGATTGGGTGGGGACTGCTGCCTTAATTGGAGGTGACTTCTTCCGTAGCTGAGACTTCTGGAAGGAGAAGTATCTAAGGATTTGAAGAGGgtgaagggaaaagggaaagagacagacGGCCCCTAGAAGCTGACGCCACCTCATACCCACCCTTCCACCACCCCAAACCCCCACAGTGAGAGGCCCACAAAATCCCCTGGACATTCAGCCCTTGTCTGCAGGGGGCTCCCCTGAACCAGCGCCACCACCTCCTACCTGCCTCTCCTGGGCCCTCTGGGGGATCTTCCGCCGGCCCCTCTGGTGCCGCTGGACCCAGCCACTCAGCTCGTCAGCAAGCCTGGGAAAGCAGAGGGGGGGGCACCTCCGTGCCAGGCCAAGACTCCCACTCTCCTCGCCCACGCACAGAGGAGACAGGGCCCAGAGAGCCAGTGCCTCAGCCAGCGAGGACAGCCAGGCCATTGGCGGAGGGGCCTCGGGACAACAGGGAAGACACCCCAGTTGTGACTCCCCCACACCTCAAGGACTCAGTTCGGTTGAAGTGCCGGCAATCAGAGGAGAGGAAGAGCTGGTCCAGGTCTCTCAGCAGCAGCTCCTTGGCGGCCCCAGGGAAGGCTGTCAGGTTCCTGGTgtgaaggagggaggaggtgatGACCAAGGCTGCCCGGCACTGCCCCCATCTTCAGTGGCAGAACAATGCCGGCTCCCCACAAAATGGAGAGTTAACCTTGAGGGTTGGGGAGACCCACTCAGCACCCCCAAAAGAGgggcctctggagttcccgtcgtggcgcagtggttaacgaatccgactaggaaccatgaggttgagggttcgatccctgcccttgctcagtgggttaacgatccggcattgccgtgagctgtggtgtaggttgcagatgcggctcggatcctgcgttgctgtgcctctggcgtaggccggtggctacagcttcgattcgacccctagcctgggaacctccatatgccgagggagcggcccaagaaatagcaacaacaacaacaacaacaacaaaaaagaccaaaaaaaaaaaaaaaaaaaaaggactaacacatgaaaagaggGGCCTCTGCTCACCTGAAACTTGGCCggcctgcagggctgggctggggctcctcCAGGCCCTGGGAGGGCCGCCGGGGGGGCTCGGCTGGCTCCTGTGCTGAGAACTCCAGCAAGTGTCTGCGTGGTCGAGGCTCTTCTCTGCTCGTCCGAGGAGAGATGGGTGCCGGCGGAGGCTCACTGATGCTGCGGGCCGGGGAGGACGGAGCACAAAGAAGAATCCCAGCTTTACTGAGGGGCTGGTTCAGAGTCAAGGCTCTGCAGACATCCACCTACTCCCAACCTGTTCTATAAGACTACACCTCTTCATCTGCAGGATGGGAGGAGAGGGTCCCTACCCACAGCGCCAGAAAACATGAGGAGAGCAATGTATTTGCCTAGGGTGCAGAATTCAGTAGGTGCTTCAAAGTCACCATTTTTAGCCATCTTCTCACTACCATCTACTCGAGGACATAAGCATGTATGAAAGAAGTGATAGAACAAGGGCCAGGCTGGACGCACCATCAGTGATAAGGACACCAGGGCTGTCTGTGTGCAAGTGGAATCAAAGGGACTGTGCCAAAGCAGGCAATCAGGCTCCATCCAGAAGGTTccgggggggcagggaggctctCACCTGACGGGCCCGAAGTTGAAGGCGATGAAGAGAAGGAAGACCATGACGCAGACCACCTTCCTGTTTCCAGACCCCAACCTGAGCTCGCTGTTCTGCGGAGAAGAGAAACAGGGAAGCCAGTGAGGGTGAGTCAGCCCCAGGCTTGGGCTCCTGCTGGGCTCCCAAGGACAGCAGGTCCCACCTCGGCCAGCAGAGCCTCCAGCCGCCGGCGGAGGGCAGCATTCTCCCGCCGGAGCTGCTGGTTGTCAGCCAGCACGGCCTGCAGCCGTGCCTCCAGCCCCTGCAGatactccttcttcttcctccggGACTGGCAGGCTGACTCCCGGTTCTTGATCATTCGCTGCTGCCGCTTCAGCAGCTTGGCCTGGGACGAGAGAGGGTTGGAGAGGGAAAGAAGCCCCAGGACTCATGACCCCAGGAGGCCACCCGCCcgcctttccaacccccacccaCGAGGCCAGAAAGGGCGTCTCCCCCTGCACTAGACCACTGCAGGGAAGGGCCCGTCTCTCAACCACCCCTAATCCTGTGGCTTAGAGCCGAGCAAAGTTAGACTGTAGGAGGAACTTCCTCCATCCCCGTTCTCGGTGGAACCGCAGCTCCTTTCCTTGATGAGTGACCTTCCTTCTTCTCAATTCTCCATTTTAGGACCCCAAGTTTAAGCCTGCTATCATTAAGGAACAGCTGACCCGGTCTACCCCTAGGAAGCAGCTCCCCTCTTCCGTACCACAATAGGACTCCCCTGCTTTTGCTGTGCTAAGACCACCACCATTGGCAGTGATGGCAAACCTAAGGATCCTAAAACCACAGAGAGTCGATATTCACATTTAAAAGGGGTCCACTCTGACCTTCGGAATCGTCTCATGGGCCTGCTTCCTCGCTTTGTGCTCCTTTTTCAGTCCACAGTTCTCTCCGATGAcagttctcttcccttcccttcactGGCCCTGCTTCTCCCTTACCAACACTTACATCCACCTCGggtgggcaggagttcccaggcaTAGGAGCCGGAACAATGCTCTTCCTCTCGGGCCGTGGAGCAGCGGGGGTCGGTCCCTCAGGCTGGACTCGAATAGCACCTTGGATGAGGACAACTGGGGACACTGGGGCAAGGGGACAGAAGGATTTCAGAGAGCTGACAGTCCACTGGCTGCCTGTGTCCACACTCACAGCTGAGCACCCAAGGATCGGGAGTCTCACCAGCTGTGAGCACCCCGAGAAGGTCAACCCagtctgcctccttctctccttcagtACCTGGGGGTGGCTGGACAAGGGGCTGCAAAAGGACAGTGGTGCTGGGAGGCACAGCTCTGGGTGGCATTGGGACAGTGGTTATCACCACAGGTTTGGGTTGCAGCGGTGGCTTCCGAGTGGGCAGAGCTTTGCCTAAAGGAAGgtaaaggaagggaggaaggtcaGGACTCTAGGCCTCTTACCAGGGACCCCAGGAGTCAGGAGGCCCCCTCACCTGAGGAGCCATCGGAGGACGGGCCCATGGTGATCTGGACAGCTCCAAGTGCGGGGCCTGGGACATCCCGCAGGAGACACCCTTGAGGGGACGGGGACTCTGTCTTCACTTCTAATACTTCCTCCCCTATAAAGGTCTGCGTGGGGCATTCCAGAAGACATGCAGTCAGGAGGAGTGCTGAGGAGGAGCTGAAGAAGATTCTCACACCTCTCAGAGTccggaggaagaagggaggggttGCTCACCTGGTTGGGGGACTCTGCTGAGAGCACAGACGCCTCCGAGTTGATGGAGGAAGATGGAGAGACAGGCTCTATCTTAATTTGGACATCTGCAGGACGGCAGCATGACACAAAAGCTGGGTACCAGGGATACATGAAGGAGAACCGGGCCACGAGGGGGAAATGAGAGACACTTCTCTTTGTACCCAAAAGGAAAACTATCCTGCCTCAGAAGGGCAGTGCAGAGGAGGTGAGCCCAGGGAGCTGCTAATATCTGACTCTCCTCAAtgacctctttttttccttcttctttttagggccatacccacggcatatggaagttcccaggttacgggttgaatcagagctgtagctgccgggctacaccacagccacagcaacagaggatccgagccatgtctgccacttacaccacagctcatggcaataccagatccttgacccactgagtgaggccagggatcgaacctgtgtcctcatggatgctagtcggatttgtttccactgagccctgacaggaactcctctccttggGCTCTTTACCCaggtctccctttctcctcccgtGGTTTTTCATCACTGCTCAGGTTCCCTCAGGGCTGTCCTTGCACTTCGGCCCTCCCCCCTCTGCCTCCACACCTTGTCCATTCACACAGAGGAGGCCCAAGCAGGGGGACCCGGCAGCATTCATACCCAGCCAGACTCCTGTCTGCCTGGATTTCCACCTCAGCCTGGCTCAGTGCAATCACACATCTCCATGCCGACAAATGCTGAGTCTGCATCTCTCCCCTTGACGGCTCCCCTGTGCTCTGATCCTGACTTCCAAGCTGCCTGCTGGTCACTTCCATTCTCACGCCTCACCGTTCACCCAAATTCAACTGGCCTTAAACACGGCTCACTGCTTGTCCCTTCATACAGATTCCCTTCCTACTCCGTCAGCCTTCTAGGCACCAAATCTGAGCCTTCACGGCCTCTCTGAAATCTCTTGAGGCCTGTTGATTGTTCTGTGTAGGTGAAGCCATCTGAGGGCCAGGTTCATCCCTCAGATCAACTGTCCACTCCTACCTTTGGTCCACAGCATGCATTTTGGCACCTAATCATATGACTGCAATCCTgctatttcaaaatttcaaatcaaCTTATATATGTAGGAGTAGGTAATACAGTCATACAAcacaaaaccccaaagaaacaaaggagaattcaataaaaaaaaaaggtgaatctCCGTCCCTTCCTTGTCCATCAGCCACCCAGATCCCCTTCAGAGGCGACCGTTGGCACTATTAGCCATTCATTATAACCCTCATGAGACTCTCCTAAAGCAAGGACTATGTCTTAGGCTTCACGTCTATTAAAGTGATGGGTAAAGTATGAGCCCTCAATCCATACCTAAATAATAGGGGAGAATCTGACTCCAAAAACATTATGCTTGGCAAAATCATCAACAACCGTTTCACTCTTATAGACTTTTCTATCTTTAGTTTGTCTGTCCTCTTTGTAACGTTTCACTCTTATAGACTTTTCACTCTTATAGACTTTTCACTCTTATAGACTTTTCTATCTTTAGTTTGTCTGTCCTCTTTGTAACGTTTAATCATGTGCTGGATATGAGCTGTTCATCTCTCCAAACTCACTCTCCATCCTTCCCTGCCCTGCGGCCCAGGAGGGAACATGAATGGGTTGCATCATGGGGCTCTCTTGCCTTCCAATTCTGGTTGACGTTCAACTAAAACCCTCAAGAAGTCACTTTGAAGTCAGTAGTCAAGGGAGCGCCCGTCATGctcggcagtaacgaacccaactagtatccatgaggatgcaggttggatccctggcctcacccagtgagttaaggattcagtgttgctgtgagctggagtgtaggccAAAGATGCAATTCAgttccctagttgctgtggctgtggtgtaggccggcagctacacctccgattggacccctagcctaggagcctccatgtgccgcgcatgcagccctaaaaagacaaaaaaagaaatcaacagtCGACACACTGAATTCATCAAGCTCCCTGAGACCAGGGGGCTGCTGCTTCTGCAGTCTCTATCCAGCCGTAGGGAGCATCACCCGCCGGGGGCTGCCCCAGCCAGAAGCCTAGCACACCCTTTGACCCCTACCTTTCTTCAACACCCAGAGGTTCACTGCAGCTCCTCCactctcattcattctttctcacATCTGCCTTCATCTCAGCATCTGAGATGTCTTATTTCATTAACCTGTAATCATCTACCCTAGAATTACCACACCTTACTTGGCTTTCTCCCCACCCACACACTACAGGATTCTTTAAGTCAGTGCGGTGCTTCTGTGTTCTTCATCTCTGCATTGCCAGCACCCTGTCCAGAAGCTGGCAtggagcaggtgctcagtaaatgtagGTGATGAATAAACGTATGAGTAGATAAACTCagtaacacttttaaaaatagcacaaatgatGTTACTTGCACAGTCTAGAAATTGGGTATGTGTGTTCCAACTTTTCCGTATGTTTGAAatttatcataaaaaaataaaaccccagggGAAAAAGCAACATAGATATAAATATGCCCTAACATGTCCAcaaccttttgaaaaatgcaaaaccaaCAGGAAGTGAAATCTCACAACAGATTAccaggaacaagaaaagaaacaagggagttcccctgtggctcaatggtaacaaattttctagaatccatgaggacacaggttccatccctggcctttcgaAATGGGTTAAGGTTgaggcgtgagctgtggtataggtcacagacatggatcgaatctggcatggctgtggctgtggcataggcgggtagagctgcagctctgattcaaagccctggcctgggaagttccatatgctataggtgtggccctaaaaagcaaagcaaaacaaaacaaaacaaaaaagaatcaaaaatcaTCCCTCTCTTTCAACACTGGTTTTgcaattttctaaaattctccatcctgctcctggcctctctcctggTTATGTGCCATCTGTCCTCcctattctttcctccttttcctgctgaccaccctccacctccccataaacacacacacacacgctaccTTGCTAAAGCCTGGGGATGACAGGCTGTCATTACCTGAGGGATCATCAGAGGTGGGGCCCACATTGATCTGGACGGTTTCAAAAGGGGATGTTGGATCATCTCCCAGAAGGCAGAGTGGGGGCGCCAAGGACTCTGTCTTCACAACCAGCACCTCCCCTACACCAGAAGCCTGGGTAAGAGTGAGGGTGAAGCAGGGGGGacagaaacaaggaaagaaaacaaaggacacGTTGAGGGTAAGAGCAAGAACAAGAGCTTTAGCGCTAAGAAGCCACCCATTACTTGACATTCTGGTTTGAATGGTATTCACCATTCTCCCTAAGCTGCCCCCGGCCCCTTGTTCTCCCTTTCTACTTTATTCTTGGGGGAGGTGACAAAGTCTCATATTTCAAATACTGCCTTAGAGTGGACAATTGCGTCAAGAACAGTtccagaggagttcctattgtggctcagttgtaatgaacccaactagtatccatgaggatgcgggttcaatccctggccttgcccagtgggttaaggatctgatgtggccataagctgccgtgtaggtcacagatgcagctcagattccgagctgctgtggctgtggtgtaggccggcaggtgcagctctgattcaacctctagcctgggaacttccatatgccccacatgcagccctaaaagcaaaagcaaaacagttCCAGAATACTCAGGAGTTAACAATCCTTTTCTTCTCAGCCCcaccatgtctgccacctatttCTGTGTATCAGaaactccagagttcccattgtggcgcagtggaaacgaatctgattaggagccatgaggtagcaggttcgatccccggcctcgctcagtggattgaggatctggtgttgccatgagctgtggtgtagatcacagacacgctcagatctggcattgctgtggctctcacgtaggccggcggctacagttccaattagacccttagcctgggaacctccatatgctgcaggtgcggccctaaaaaggacaaaagacagaaaaaaaaaaaaagaaactccatctTCAGTTCTAGACAACCAGAGTGGTGATGTGAAAATGAGGATATGAAAGAAATTGCAAATGCACAaaagaagcccccccccccaaccggGACTCATAACACACAAATCATTCCACCAGCATCTATAGGTGAAGGGATGGGAGGAGAGTCCCTGCCACAGAAAGTAGGAGGGACAAGACTCTCTCACCTGGCTGGAGGGCTCTGTGGAAAGATGTGATGCTTCAGagctgagggaggaggaagagcagggggAGGATGGCTCAGACTTCACCTGAAGATCTGGGgggaaaagagtaagaaaataacCGGGAAGCAGAGCCTGACAAAAGTTTGAAAAGTACCCAAGGACATGGGGTAAGAGCCCCTCACtggggtgaggaggaaggagcACACATAAGAGATCAAAAGGGGGGAGTACACGGGCACTCGTGTGAGAAAACGAGGAACTGCATAGTTGCTGGGAAACAATGGGAAGATAACGGTTTCTGAAAGGATGAGGGAATCACAAAGGGTATCTTACCTGGGAAGATAGGCAGAGGGTCCCAGGGGGGTTCGGGAGGGCTGACATCCATCCCCAAGTCCAGGGAGCTGCTGCCAAACTGAACAGGAGAGGGTATTAGATGGCAGGAGTGTGAGGCTGAAGGGATGGCTCCGGATGAGCTCTGGCCTGGGGATAAGCCCCAGTTCTGAGACCACTTCCACCCACCAAGGGTAAGAGTCAAGGCCAAGGCCCGGGGAGCGATACCGGGACATCTTCCTCCGGGCAACGGAAAAGCTGCGTCGGCTCCTCGGCCACTTCATCCAGGCCGGCGTACAAGGTGCTGTCTGCAAGAGGGGCGGAGGGTCAGCGGAGTCGTCCGCTAGCGCAGCCTTCGGAACCCCACAACAGCCCTCGCCCCGTCGCTCACTGCCTCTGCGCGGCCAGATCCACCGCCCGCCCACTTGAAAAGTGATCCAGCCAGAGAACTCCAGCCCCTCCTTCCCCGACCCCGGAACAACTCCATATTTCCGCAGGGAGGGGAGGTCTGCCCCAACTCCCGCATCTCCCCGAAAGCACCACCAGCCCCCCTGTTCCGCCTTCCTCAGAATGATGGATTCCGTATCTGTCCAGCCTTCCTCTTTGGGCCTCCGCTTCCTCCTGCGTGCCTCAGGGGCACAATATgccacagccccctcccctccccgaggCCTCACTCCGCACACCCCAGTCCTCCGGGCTCAGCAAGTTGTCGGTGAAAAAACGCGTCGGGTCCGCAATCTCGCTGAGGAGCATCAGCTCCGCCatctttcccccccaccccccaaccacgAGACAGTTCCCAAGGCCCGCCTCTCCCATCATCAACTAATCGGCTGGCTCCTCAAAAGTGGGGGAACG from Sus scrofa isolate TJ Tabasco breed Duroc chromosome 7, Sscrofa11.1, whole genome shotgun sequence encodes:
- the ATF6B gene encoding cyclic AMP-dependent transcription factor ATF-6 beta isoform X12, whose product is MDVSPPEPPWDPLPIFPDLQVKSEPSSPCSSSSLSSEASHLSTEPSSQASGVGEVLVVKTESLAPPLCLLGDDPTSPFETVQINVGPTSDDPSDVQIKIEPVSPSSSINSEASVLSAESPNQTFIGEEVLEVKTESPSPQGCLLRDVPGPALGAVQITMGPSSDGSSGKALPTRKPPLQPKPVVITTVPMPPRAVPPSTTVLLQPLVQPPPVSPVVLIQGAIRVQPEGPTPAAPRPERKSIVPAPMPGNSCPPEVDAKLLKRQQRMIKNRESACQSRRKKKEYLQGLEARLQAVLADNQQLRRENAALRRRLEALLAENSELRLGSGNRKVVCVMVFLLFIAFNFGPVSISEPPPAPISPRTSREEPRPRRHLLEFSAQEPAEPPRRPSQGLEEPQPSPAGRPSFRNLTAFPGAAKELLLRDLDQLFLSSDCRHFNRTESLRLADELSGWVQRHQRGRRKIPQRAQERQKSQLRKKSPPIKAAVPTQSPGPPERDTARQLQLYRHPDRSQPEFLDAIDRREDTLYVVSFRRDHLLLPAISHNKTSRPKMSLVMPAMAPNGPIRENPFSMQSALSV
- the ATF6B gene encoding cyclic AMP-dependent transcription factor ATF-6 beta (The RefSeq protein has 1 substitution compared to this genomic sequence); its protein translation is MAELMLLSEIADPTRFFTDNLLSPEDWDSTLYAGLDEVAEEPTQLFRCPEEDVPFGSSSLDLGMDVSPPEPPWDPLPIFPDLQVKSEPSSPCSSSSLSSEASHLSTEPSSQASGVGEVLVVKTESLAPPLCLLGDDPTSPFETVQINVGPTSDDPSDVQIKIEPVSPSSSINSEASVLSAESPNQTFIGEEVLEVKTESPSPQGCLLRDVPGPALGAVQITMGPSSDGSSGKALPTRKPPLQPKPVVITTVPMPPRAVPPSTTVLLQPLVQPPPVSPVVLIQGAIRVQPEGPTPAAPRPERKSIVPAPMPGNSCPPEVDAKLLKRQQRMIKNRESACQSRRKKKEYLQGLEARLQAVLADNQQLRRENAALRRRLEALLAENSELRLGSGNRKVVCVMVFLLFIAFNFGPVSISEPPPAPISPRTSREEPRPRRHLLEFSAQEPAEPPRRPSQGLEEPQPSPAGRPSFRNLTAFPGAAKELLLRDLDQLFLSSDCRHFNRTESLRLADELSGWVQRHQRGRRKIPQRAQERQKSQLRKKSPPIKAAVPTQSPGPPERDAARQLQLYRHPDRSQPEFLDAIDRREDTLYVVSFRRDHLLLPAISHNKTSRPKMSLVMPAMAPNETLSGRGPPGDYEEMMQIECEVMDTRVIHIKTSTVPPSLRKQPASTPGNATGGPLPASAASQASQAARQPLYLNHP
- the ATF6B gene encoding cyclic AMP-dependent transcription factor ATF-6 beta isoform X9; translated protein: MMGEAGLGNCLVVGGWGGKMAELMLLSEIADPTRFFTDNLLSPEDWDSTLYAGLDEVAEEPTQLFRCPEEDVPFGSSSLDLGMDVSPPEPPWDPLPIFPDLQVKSEPSSPCSSSSLSSEASHLSTEPSSQASGVGEVLVVKTESLAPPLCLLGDDPTSPFETVQINVGPTSDDPSDVQIKIEPVSPSSSINSEASVLSAESPNQTFIGEEVLEVKTESPSPQGCLLRDVPGPALGAVQITMGPSSDGSSGKALPTRKPPLQPKPVVITTVPMPPRAVPPSTTVLLQPLVQPPPVSPVVLIQGAIRVQPEGPTPAAPRPERKSIVPAPMPGNSCPPEVDAKLLKRQQRMIKNRESACQSRRKKKEYLQGLEARLQAVLADNQQLRRENAALRRRLEALLAENSELRLGSGNRKVVCVMVFLLFIAFNFGPVSISEPPPAPISPRTSREEPRPRRHLLEFSAQEPAEPPRRPSQGLEEPQPSPAGRPSFRNLTAFPGAAKELLLRDLDQLFLSSDCRHFNRTESLRLADELSGWVQRHQRGRRKIPQRAQERQKSQLRKKSPPIKAAVPTQSPGPPERDTARQLQLYRHPDRSQPEFLDAIDRREDTLYVVSFRRDHLLLPAISHNKTSRPKMSLVMPAMAPNGPIRENPFSMQSALSV